The genomic region TGTAGATATTTTTAATGGTAAAGAAGGATTAGTTCATATTTCTAAGCTTTCTAATAAAAAGTTTAATAAAGTTGAGGATACTGTTTCAGTTGGTGATGAAATACTGGTTAAGGTAATTGATATTGATTCACATGGAAGAATTAATTTATCTAGGAAAGATATTTTAGATAACAAACAAGAACAAAAAGATAATTGAAGTGATAGAATAGAATAATTTTTTACGAGAAGGCAAGAGATTGAATATCCTTGCTATTTTTATTTTTTTAAGTACTAAAAAATAAAAAAAACAATACCTTATATTAGGAGGTAGATACCCATGCATAAAAAAGATAAACTTTATAGTGATATACAACGCTATGAAATTATTAATATAAATGATGCTGAGAAATATGGATGTTTATTTAATCATGATTTGATTATTGATAGGTATGGAAATTTTAAATTTATAGCTTTGAGTTTGGGAAGAGTAGGAAATCCATTTTTTAAAACTTCAAAGCAATTTTGTAAAATACCGTGGAATTCAATTAAAAAGATAGGAAGCAAAACAATTATAATTGATTTTGATAATATAGATGAAAATTTACTTGATTCAGATGTTTATTAATTTAAAGATGGAGTTTGAATAACTATGGAGCTTATATTACAAAAATTTGGTGGAACATCAGTACAAACAAAAAAATCTAGATTAATGTGTATTAATAAAATAGAGCAATTTTTGGAAAATAATAATAAATTAGTTGTAGTTATATCAGCTATTGGTAGAAAGAATGATCCTTATTCAACAGATATGTTATTATCATTGATTTCAAATGATTTTAAAAAAAGATATCCTAAATATATGGACAAACTTATAAGTTGTGGTGAAATAATTAGTGCAATAGTATTTGCATCAGAACTTAGAGATAGGGATATAAATGCAATCCCTGTTGTTGGAAAGGATATTGGAATAGTTACTGATGATAATTTTGGAAATGCTAGTATTTTAAATATAAATACAGAGAAAATAGTTTCTTTATTAAATGATGGTATTATACCAATAATTGCTGGATTTCAAGGAGTAACATGTGATGGCGATATAACAACTCTTGGCAGAGGTGGAAGTGATATATCTGCTGTTAAGTTAGCTGAAGTTTTAGGATGTAATAAAGTTCAATTTTTTAAAGATGTCGATGGACTTATGACTGTAGATCCTAAGATAGTTGTTAATGCGAAATCTATTGATGAAATAAGTTATAAAGAATTATTTGAATTATCTATATTTGGAAATAATATTATTCATCCAAAGGCTGTTAAAATTGCCATGGATAATAATATACCTATTATTATCAAGAATACATTTAATGATTTTAAAGGTACTATCATAAATAATAATTCAAGAGATAATGATGATATATTTAAAGGAATGACTTATCTTAAAGACTGTATTCAAATAAAAATATCTAGAGATGAAAATGAAGATAATCAAAATTATTATAAGGTATTTCAAGAAATATCAACTAAGAATATAGTAATTGATTTTATAAATATTTTTACGGATCATAAGGTGTTTACTATATATAAAAACAATTTTGACGATATTATAAAAATTTTAAATAATTATAATTTAAAATATAAAATTATAGAAAATTGTTCTAAAATTGGTATAGTTAAAGCAAATCTTAAAAATATTTCTATAACTATGGCTAAACTTATTGAACTCCTTCATAGAGAAAATATTGAAGTTATGCAAACAAATCATTCTAATATGAGTATTTGGTTACTTGTTAAGAATGATGATCTTGACAGGAGTCTTAATGCAATTCATAATAATTTCTTTATTAATAAATAAAAATTAGCAAGTTTAATATGAACTTGCTAATTTTTATTTTTTGTATAAATTAAATATTTGTTCACAAAATAGTAATGAGTATTTTTGTTTAGTAATTGAAAGGAGCAAACTTTATGTTTTATGATATGCCTAGTATTTATAAGAATGCTTTCCAATTTTTATCTGCCACAGGACAATTAGGAGATGGTAAAGATCAAAAGTCAGATCCAACAGAAACTGCAAAAAATATTAAAGATTTT from Candidatus Arthromitus sp. SFB-mouse-Japan harbors:
- a CDS encoding YlmC/YmxH family sporulation protein — protein: MHKKDKLYSDIQRYEIININDAEKYGCLFNHDLIIDRYGNFKFIALSLGRVGNPFFKTSKQFCKIPWNSIKKIGSKTIIIDFDNIDENLLDSDVY
- a CDS encoding aspartate kinase, which translates into the protein MELILQKFGGTSVQTKKSRLMCINKIEQFLENNNKLVVVISAIGRKNDPYSTDMLLSLISNDFKKRYPKYMDKLISCGEIISAIVFASELRDRDINAIPVVGKDIGIVTDDNFGNASILNINTEKIVSLLNDGIIPIIAGFQGVTCDGDITTLGRGGSDISAVKLAEVLGCNKVQFFKDVDGLMTVDPKIVVNAKSIDEISYKELFELSIFGNNIIHPKAVKIAMDNNIPIIIKNTFNDFKGTIINNNSRDNDDIFKGMTYLKDCIQIKISRDENEDNQNYYKVFQEISTKNIVIDFINIFTDHKVFTIYKNNFDDIIKILNNYNLKYKIIENCSKIGIVKANLKNISITMAKLIELLHRENIEVMQTNHSNMSIWLLVKNDDLDRSLNAIHNNFFINK